The DNA segment TATCTTGGCGGAGGGCGTTTCTCGAAAGGGTTTCTTGCCTTAAATCTCGCAACCTATAAATTTCATTTACAATATTATCGTATTCTTCCTTTGAATTTGCTTTTTGGATCAACTCGGTTTGGAGTTCTTCCAGCCTTTTATCAATATATGCTGTACTTTCATCCAAATCCTCGCTTAATACGGTTTCAATATTCTTCTTCAGTATGGCCAGAAAAGAGTTTTTTCCGCTGACCGCTACATTGATAGCTTCTACAATCTTCTCTTTAAGAGTATCTTCAAGTATAGTGGAAGCGGTACAAAACAAACCGGTGTTTTCCAATCTGCTGACGCATCTCCATACGATTGATTTCTTTCCTCGGTTATTCCAATGAACCCTTCGAAATATTTCATGACAGTTGCCGCAAAAGACCATCTGTGATAAAGGATGATTATTGCTATAGTTTCTCTTCTTTCCGTTCTTACTTATATGCACACATCTTCTTTTGACAAGCTGTTCCTGAACCTGCATAAAGATTTCACGCGGGATTATGGGCTCATGGCTGTTTTCTACATAGTATTGAGGAACTATACCGTTATTGGGTACCCTTTTCTTTGATAAAAAATCTACTGTATAGGTTTTCTGTAACAGCGCATCACCGATATATTTTTCATTCCTCAAAATCTTATTGATAGTACTAGTATGCCATCTGTTATTGCCTGCACCAGTCAGTATTCCGTCAGCTTCTAAACCTCTTGCTATCTGCAGCATACTGGAACCTTCAAGGTATTCTCGGTAAATACGCTTAACAATTTCAGCTTCTTCTGGCACGATAACTAAATTGCCGTCTTTATCCTTTGTATATCCAAGAAAACGGTTGTGATTGATATGGATTTTTCCTTGCTGATATCGGTACTGAATACCCAGTTTTACATTCTGACTTAACGATTGGCTTTCTTGCTGCGCTAAAGATGCCATAATGGTCAACAGGATTTCCCCTTTGGAATCCAGCGTGTTTATATTTTCCTTTTCAAAGTAAACCGGAATATTTTTTTCTTTAAGCTGCCTTATGTACTTTAGGCAGTCCAGCGTATTTCTTGCAAACCGGCTGATAGATTTCGTAATTATCATATCGATTTTACCCTGCATGCATTCTTCTATCATCCGGTTAAATTCTTCACGCTTTTTTGTGTTAGTTCCGGTAATACCTTCATCTGCAAATATACCGGCTAACTCCCATTCTGAATTGCTTTTGATGTAGTTTGTGTAGTGCTCAATCTGTGCTTCATAACTGGTTGCCTGCTCCTCGCTGTCCGTAGATACGCGGCAATAGGCTGCTACCCGAAGCTTAGGCAATTCCTCGGCCTTTGCACTATTCCCAATTCGCTTACGAGCAGGAATTACTGTAACATTCCTGGTTGTCATCTAAAATCACCTCGCTCTTAATAAGACTATAAGCATACTCTGCCTGCTTAAATGGATCCTCGTATAGATTATCTGGCATTGAAGCATGAAACCTAAAATTCATGCATTTCTTTTCATTTCCTTTATGTTCATAAATCCT comes from the Defluviitalea raffinosedens genome and includes:
- a CDS encoding recombinase family protein; this translates as MTTRNVTVIPARKRIGNSAKAEELPKLRVAAYCRVSTDSEEQATSYEAQIEHYTNYIKSNSEWELAGIFADEGITGTNTKKREEFNRMIEECMQGKIDMIITKSISRFARNTLDCLKYIRQLKEKNIPVYFEKENINTLDSKGEILLTIMASLAQQESQSLSQNVKLGIQYRYQQGKIHINHNRFLGYTKDKDGNLVIVPEEAEIVKRIYREYLEGSSMLQIARGLEADGILTGAGNNRWHTSTINKILRNEKYIGDALLQKTYTVDFLSKKRVPNNGIVPQYYVENSHEPIIPREIFMQVQEQLVKRRCVHISKNGKKRNYSNNHPLSQMVFCGNCHEIFRRVHWNNRGKKSIVWRCVSRLENTGLFCTASTILEDTLKEKIVEAINVAVSGKNSFLAILKKNIETVLSEDLDESTAYIDKRLEELQTELIQKANSKEEYDNIVNEIYRLRDLRQETLSRNALRQDKRDRITEMTDFLNTQTGDITEFDDKLVRKLIEKATVYDDRIVVEFKSGIEINIEI